From the genome of Agromyces intestinalis:
CAGCCGCCGACGAGCGGGATGACGCCGTCGACGTCGCCGACGGCCGCGTGCACGCGCATCGCGAGTTCGAGCACCTCGTCCTCGTCGGTGAGGTCGGCGACCTCGCCGACGAGACCCGGCAGGTCGGTCTCGAGCTCCTCGATGCGGGCGCGATCGCTGCCGACGGCGATCACCCGCGCGCCGGCTTCGAGCAGTGCCGCGGCGACGGCCCGGCCAGACGCGCTCGTCGCTCCCGCGATGAGCACCGTCCGGCCGACGACGCCGGGGGCCTTCCCTTCGACAGGCTCAGGGAGCCCCGCGTCAGTCATCCGTCGTCCCGGTGATGCCCACCGTCGACTCGATGACCGCCTTCATCTTCTTGTCGAGCGCCTCGTAGAACATCGAGAGGGGGAACTCGTCGTCCATCACGAGATCGGTGTACCCCTTGGGCGGGCCGGCGAGCACCTCGCGCGGCAGGCCCTCGGCCCACACCGACGCCGGGTTCGGCGTGAGCACCGAGCGCACCAGGTCGTACGCGGCGAGCCAGTGCGCCGTCTTCGGCCGGTCGATCGACTTCCAGTACAGCTCGTCGATCGCGTCGCCCAGCTCGACCACCGCGTCGGGCACCGCCGACCAATCGAAGCTCAGCGAGACATCCGTCCACTCGAGCACGTGCTTCCGGTGCAGCCAGGCGAACAGCAACTGCCCGCCGAGCCCGTCGTAGTTGCGCACGCGCGAGCCGGTGATCGCGAACCGGAAGATCCGGTCGAAGATCACCGCGTACTGCACGAGCTTCGCGTGCTCGCGCACCGTGGCATCGGTCGCGGGGTCGCGCTCGAGCTTCACCGACTCGCGGAACGCGGTCAGGTCGCACCGCAGCTCCTCCAGCGAGTAGAGGAAGAACGGCATGCGCTGCTTGATCATGAACGGGTCGAACGGCAGGTCGCCGCGCATGTGGGTGCGGTCGTGGATGAGATCCCACATCACGAAGGTCTCTTCTGCCAGGTTCTGGTCGTCGAGCAGTCGCGCCGCGTCGTCGGGCAGGTCGAGCTTCGTGATCTCGGATGCTGCGCGCACGACCCGGCGGTAGCGGGCCGCCTCGCGGTCCTGGAAGATCGCGCCCCACGTGAACGGCGGGATCTCGCGCATCGCGACGGTCTCGGGGAACAGCACCGCCGAGTTCGTGTCGTACCCGGGGGTGAAGTCGACGAGCCGCAGGCTCACGAAGAGTTTGTTCGAGTAGGCGGATGCCTCGAGGTCGGCGATGAACTCGGGCCAGATCGTCTCGACCACGAGCGCCTCGACGTGCCGGTCGGGCGAGCCGTTCTGCGTGACCATCGGGAACACCACGAGGTGCCGGATGCCGTCGACCCGGTACCGCTGCGGCTGGAACTCGACCAGCGAGTCGAGGAAGTCGGGCACCCCGAACCCCTCGCGCTGCCACCGTCGGAAGTCGGTCTGCAGCGCCTCGAGGTAGGCGGCCTCGTGCGGGAAGCGCGGTGCGAGCGCGGCGATCGACTCCACGATCGCGTCGACAAGCTCGGATGCCTCGGAGCGGGGTGCTTCGGAGCGATCGGATGCCTCGGGCCCCGAGACATCCGGCACCGAGCCGTCCTTCACCTGCAGTGCCTGCAACGCGGTCGCCGACTCCTTGAGGCGAAGCCACGCGGGGTCGTGCTCGACCCCGTCGGCGAGGGCGATGACCTCGGGCGTCACGGTGAGGGCGTCCTCGAGGACCTCGGGTTCGCCAACGATCGTCGCCATGGTGGTCTGTGACATCGGAACCTCCGTTCCTCGGGATCGGGCCGCGAACGGGATCGGGCGCGGCGGGGATCGCGGCGCAGCTGCGTCGCTGCATCCCAGGCTAGAAGCGAATCATCCGCGATTGATTGTGAATCGACGCGGGTTTGCTGCGCGTGGCTGCGGTTCTGCGCAGGATCAGAGCGTCTTCGTCATATGCAGTGACGCCGCCTCGAAGCCGAGCGATTCGTAGAGGTCGATCGCGGCGACGTTGTTGGCGAACACGTTGAGCCCGAGCACGGGTGCGCCGTGCTCGCGCGCGAACCGCTGCGCGTACGCCATCGCCGCTCGCGCGTAGCCGTGCCGACGGTGGGGCGCACGCACATGGATGTCCCACACCCACCACTGGTCGCCGTCGCCCCACGGCCCGAGCCAGAGCCAGCCGACATCCTCGCCGTCGGCGACGATCGCGAACAGGAACTGCCCGTCGATGAGGTGCCGGCCGTCGGGGAAGAAGCGGTCCATCGACGCCTGACGGGCCGCCGCCGCCCCCGCCTCGGTGTCGCCGGCCTGCAGCCTGGCCTCCTCGTAGTACGACATCGACTCGGGCAGCCACAGCAGGACGTCCTCGTCGGTCATCGGAACGAACTCGAGTCGCGTGGCGTCGGTCGGCTCGGCGGGGTCGGATGCCTCGGTCATGGGCCCATCGTGACATCCGATCTCGCCGGCTCGGAAGGCATAGCGGATCGAAAGGCGATTCGCGTACGGTTGGCGAGTCCCTGACTTCCACCGAGAGGCCCAGCTATGTCCGCACGCCGCCCGTCCACCGCCGTCGCCCTGCTGGCGCCGGCGATCACCCTGATCGGCTCCGGCGCCGTCGCGGTCTACGGCGCACTGCGCGTCGCGACCGCCAACACGGCCCTGGTCGAGGCCCTGCAGAGCCCCACCGCCACCGCGGCCGACGTGTACGGCGGCCAGGCCGAACTGCAGATCGCCTCCACGCTGCTCGGCGCGGGCATCATCGGCGTCATCATCGCACTCGCCGTCTTCGGCGTGCTCATCGCCCTCGGCGCGTTCTCGAGCGCGGCCGCCGACGATGACGCCGACGAGTTCGACGACGACACCGACGACGAGGGCTTCGAGGAGGACTCGGTCGAGGCGGTCGCCGCCGCCGCTGCTGCTCCCGCCGCGCCCGCCGCGCCCGCCGCCGCCCCCGCCACGCCTGCCGCCACCGAGACCGCCGAGGTCGTGGAAGCCGTCGAGGCGGTCGAGGCCCCGGCCGCGCCTGAGGCCCCCGCCGCGCCCGCCGAGGGCGACGCACCCCGCGCCTGACATGCCGGCGACGGCCTCCGACGTCTGCTCCGCGCTCGCCGAAGTGGCGAGCGCGGAGCGTGCGGAGGCCTACGCCTGGTTCTTCAAGACCGGGCCGGGCGGTTACGGCGAGGGCGACGAATTCGTCGGCGTGACGATGCCGCAGGTCCGGGCCGTCGCCAAGCGATTCGCCGACCTGCCCCAAGCCGAGATCGACGAGCTCGTCGCGAGCCCGTTCCACGAGCACCGCGTGTGCGGGCTGGTCGTCATGGTCGATCGGTTCCGGGCGGCGAGCAAGCCGCGCACGCGCGACGACGCGCAGCGCCAGGCGTTGCACGCGGCATACCTCGAGCACCTCGACGCCGGGCACGTCGACAACTGGGACCTGGTGGATGTCACGGCCGAGTACCTGGTCGGAGACATCCTGTTCCTCCCCGCCCCGGCTGCCGACCCCTTCCCGCCGCTCAGCGCTCGCCTCGCAGCATCCGACTCGGTCTGGAGCCGCCGCGTCGCGGTCGTGGCGACCTTCGCCGCCATCAAGGCGGGCGACGCACGCCCGACGATCGAGGTCGCGACCCGGCTCGTCGAAGACCCGCACGACCTCATCCGCAAGGCCGTCGGCTGGATGCTGCGCGAGGTCGGCAAACGGGTCTCGCGCGACGAGCTGCTCGCCTTCCTCGACGAGCACGCCGCGCGCATGCCCCGCGTCATGCTCTCGTACGCGACCGAGCACCTCGACCCGGGCCATCGCGCCGCGTACCGCGCGATGCGCTGACTGCCTCATCGATCGCCGCCCGCGTAGGGTGACGGCATGGGGTGGGGGAACCGTCGCCGTGCGGCGCTCGGCGGCATCGCCGCGCTGGTCGCGGCGGTGCTGCTCGCCGGCTGCGCGGCCGCTCCCGTCGACGACGAACTCTGGTCGGTGGGCCGCCCCGAACGGCTCGGCATCGGCGTTCCGGTCGAACCGCAGCCGGTGCCGCCGTGGTTCGACGGCGACGATCGCCTCGGGCGGGCCCCGCAGCCTCGGCTCGCGACGGCCGGCGAGATCCCCCGGCTCGCTCCCGACGAGGCGCCCGGGCTCGTCTCCAGGCTCGCGGCTATGGCCGGTGCCGACTTCACCGCGGTCGCCCGGTGGGCGACGCCGCCAGGCCGCACCGGCTTCGGCGACCGGCTCGACGGGTTCGTCGCCGGTGCGGCGCACGGGTACGCCTCGTCGCTCGGAGGCGCGTGGGTTCCCGGCGTCGACATCGCGCCCGGCGGGGTGGGCCCGGCGTGCGCAGGAACCGCGCCCCCGGCGGGCGCGCGGGCGTTCTCGATCGGATGCACCGTCGTCGCGGCATCCGGATCGATGCTCGGCGAGCGCATCGTGGTGCTGCGCCGCGAGGCCGGGGTGACCGCCTCGGCGTCCCGCGCCGTGCAGTACCTCTCGCCCGACGGCGCCCTCGGCGACGGCGCCGACCTCTATCGCCCCGAGACCTCACGGCAGGTGCTCGGCCAGGTGACCCGCGCGCTCGTGCTCGGCAACCGGCTGCCGCCGGGTGCGGCGCCGTTTCGCGACGTCACGCCCGAGGGGGCGCGGGCGATCCTCGCCGACACGACCGTCGTCGCCGACGGCGTGGTGATCGCGGTGCCGTGGCCGGTGCGCCCTGATGGGTCGGGCGAGTACACCGTGACGGTGATGGTGCCCGCGAGGCTCGTGGGTCCATGGCTCACGGGGTTCGGGCGGAGCATCCTCGATGCCGTGCGCGCCGACGAGCCATTCGAGGCGGGCGATGCGCCGACCGCGGCCGACCCGGTCGACTGCACGCTCGTCGCCTGCGCGTCGATCACCTACGACGACGGGCCGACCGACCTCACCGACGCGCTGCTCGACACGCTGGCCGCGCGGCGGGCGCCCGCGACCTTCTTCGTGCAGGGCGGGTACGTCGGCAACCGCCCCGACACGGTGCGGCGCACGGCGGCCGAGGGGCACGAGGTGGGCAACCACACGTGGGGCCACCCCGACCTCACGAAGCTGCCCGACGACCAGGTGCGCGCCGAGATCGACCGCACGCAGGCGGCGATCGCCGCGGTCACCGGGAAGGCGCCGGCGATGGTGCGGCCGCCGTACGGGGCATCCGACGATCGCGTGCGCGCACTCGTGCCGCTCGTCTGGGTCGTCTGGAGCGTCGACACGAACGACTGGCGCGATCCCGGTGTCGGGCCGCTCACCGAGTACGCCGTCGGCGCCGTCGGGCGCGGCGGGATCATCCTCATGCACGACACGCACGCGCAGACGGTCGAAGCGGCCGCGGGCATCATCGACGGCCTGCGCGCGCGTGGGTTCACGCTCGCGACCGTCGGCGCGCAGTTCGGCGGGGTGCTGCCCCCGCCGGGAACCTTGGTCTCGCACGGGCCGTGAGCGCAGCTCGCGCCGTGCCGTGCCGTGCCGCGCCGCGCCGTGCCGTGCCGTGCCGCGCCGCGCCGCGCCGCGCCGTGCCGTGCCGCGCCGCGCCGTGCCGTGCCGTGCCGTGCCCGCGTCTTGCCGTCGGGGTCGCTTGTGGTCGCGTGCGCGAGCTCGAGGCGGCAACGAGCGTCCCCGGTGGGGCGGGGCGATACTGCGTCGTGCGGCCGATCCTTCTCGTCGGGGTCGCTTGTGGTCGCGTGCGCGAGGTCGAGGCGGCGACGAGCGTCCCCGGTGGGGCGGGGCGATTCTGCGTCGTGCGGCCGATCCTTCTCGTCGGGATCGCTTGTGGCCGCTTGCGGGGGCGTGAGGCGGCAACGAGCGTCCCCGGTGGGGCGGGGCGATTCTGCGTCGTGCGGCCGATCCTTCTCGTCGGGGTCGCTTGTGGTCGCGTGCGCGAGCTCGAGGCGGCAACGAGCGTCCCCGAGGGAGGGCGAGGGAGGGCGAGAGAGGGGGCGACAGAGGGGGTGAGGGGTGAGCGGCGACGAGCGTCCCCGGCGCAGGGGGGCGAACGCAGGCTCAGCGGGCGAGAAGCTCCGCGATGCGCGTCGGCACCGTCGAATCCTGCAGCGAGGTGGTGTCGCCGAGCGTGCGACCCTCGGCGAGGTCGACCAGCAGCCGGCGCATGATCTTGCCCGAGCGGGTCTTCGGCAGGTCGGTGACGAAGACGACATCGCGCGGCTTCGCGATCGGTCCGATGGCGGATGCCACGTGCGCACGCAGCGCGGCAGCGCGGGCGGATGCTTCGCCCGAGGCATCCGGGTGGCCCTCGACGCCGTCGCCGGCGACCACGAACGCGGCGATCGCCTCGCCCGTCGTCGCATCCGACACGCCGACCACGCCCGCCTCGGTGACCGACGGGTGCGCGACGAGCGCCGACTCGATCTCGATCGTCGAGAGCCGGTGCCCCGACACGTTGATGACGTCGTCGACCCGGCCGAGCAGCCACACGTCGCCGTCGGCGTCGAGCTTCGCGCCGTCGCCCGAGAAGAACGAGCCGCGGTGCGCGAAGCGCTCCCAGTACGACGCGCGGTACCGGTCGGGGTCGCCCCACACCGTGCGCGCCATGCCCGGCCAGGTGCCGTCGACGACGAGGTACCCGCCGCGTCCGGGCGCGACGTCGGCCCCCTCCTCATCGACGACGCGCGTGCGCAGACCGGGCAGCGCGCGCAGCGACGAACCGGGCTTCAGCGTGTCGACGCCGGGCAGCGGCGCCTGCACCGCCGCACCCGTCTCGGACTGCCACCACGTGTCGACGATGGGCGCGCGGCCGCCGCCGATCTCGCGGTGGAACCACACCCATGCCTCGGGGTTGATCGCCTCGCCGACCGAGCCGAGCAGTCGGATGCTCGAGAGGTTCCAGCCGTGCACGCCCGCCGGGAACCACGTCATGAGGCTGCGGATCAGCGTCGGCGCCGTGTAGTACGTCGTCACCCCGTACCGCTCGATGACCTCGAAGTGCCGGCCCGGGTGCGGGGTGTTCGGCGTGCCCTCGTAGATCACGCTCGTCACGCCGTTCAGCAGCGGCCCGTAGAGCTCGTAGGTGTGCGCGGTCACCCACGCGAGGTCGGCGGTGCACCAGTACACGTCATCGGGCTTCACATCGAACACCGCCCACTGGGTGTACGCGGCGTGCGTCAGATAGCCGCCGGTCGTGTGCACGAGGCCCTTCGGGCGCCCGGTCGTGCCCGACGTGTAGATGATGAACAGCGGGTTCTCGGCGTCGAAGAACTCGGGCTCGTGGGTGTCGGGCTGGCGGTCGACGAGCTCGTGCCACCAGACGTCGCGGCCGGGCGTCCACGGGATGTCGGGCGTCTCGTCGCCCGTGCGCCGGACGACGAGCACATGCTCCACGTGCCCCACGCCCTCGACCGCGGCGTCGGCGGCCGCCTTCACCGGCACCGCCTGCCCGCGCCGGAACTGGCCGTCGGTCGTCACGAGCAGCTTCGCGCCCGTGTCCTCGACGCGGAACCGCAGCGCCTCGGCCGAGAACCCGCCGAACACGAGCGAGTGCACCGCGCCGAGCCGCGCGACCGCGAGCGTGACGATCACCGTCTCGAGCAGCACCGGCAGGTAGATCACCACCCGGTCGCCCTGGCCGATGCCGAGCTCGGTCAGCGCGTTCGCCGCCTTCGCGACCTCGCGCTCGAGCTCGGCGTAGGTCAGCGAGCGGCGGTCGCCGCGCTCGCCCTCGAAGAAGAAGGCGACCTTGTCGCCTCGGCCGGATGCCACGTGCCGGTCGACGCAGTTCACGGCCGCGTTCAACCGCCCGCCCGAGAACCAGGTCGCGCCGACGGGCTCATCCGTTTCTCGAGAAGCGGACGGCACTGGGTGCACCCACGTATGCGCCGTCTGCCACCGCTCGGCCCAGTCGAGCCGCTCGGCCTGTCGCTCCCAGAACGCCACCGGGTCGGCGGCTGCCTCGGCGTACAGCGCTTCGGCGTCGGCGGCGGTGACGTTCGCGCGCGCCGCGAACTCGGCTGACGGCGCGAATCGCCGGCGCTCGTCGAGCAAGGTGTCGATGGTCATGGGCGTCCTCTGCGAATCGGTCGCGGCAGCGCCGGCGCGAGACATCCGTACCTTTTCGACGCTAGGCGACCAGCCCGCCCGAGGTGGGCCCCCGCGTCATGCCCCGTAACCCCGGGCGGTGGCCGAGGAACTCCCGGGTGCGCACCAGGGGCCCGGGTGTGGACGCCGCTTGGTCGCCGGATTAGCGTGGCGCACATCGCACCGCACTTCGTCGCGTCCGCCCACGTCCTCGAGAGGACCCCCATGTCGGAAGTCACGATCCCCCAGGCCGCCTCGGAACCCCCGCCCGAGGAGACCCCACCCCGCCGGTCGTTCGTCGACGCCCTCCGCGAACTCGGGCGCAACCGGACCGGGGCGATCCTGCTGCTGGTGGCGACGGTCGCCGCCATCGTGTGGGCGAACGCGTCCGCCGGCGGCTACGAGGCCTTCTGGGAGACGCAACTGTCGATCGGGGTCGCCGATCTGCGGCTCGACTTCACCCTGCACTCGGTCGTCAACGACGCGCTCATGGCGATGTTCTTCTTCACCGTGGGCCTCGAGGTGCGTCGTGAGTTCGCGATCGGCGAGCTCACCAGTTGGTCGCGTGCGCTCGTGCCCGTGGCGGCCGCGCTCGCCGGCCTCGCCGTGCCCGCCCTGCTGTACGTGCTCGTCGCGTCGGGCAGCGGCCACGAGCACGCCTGGGGCATCGTGATCTCGACCGACACGGCGTTCCTCGTCGGTGCCCTCGCACTCGTCGGGCCGAAGGTGCCGGGCCGGCTGCGCGTGTTCCTGCTCGCGCTCGCCGTCGTCGACGACATCGGAGCGCTGAGCATCATCGCGCTCGTCTACACCCAGGACTTCAATCCGCTGCCGCTCGCGTTCGCGGCGGTCGGCCTCGCCGGCGTGTACCTCACCCGATACCTTCGCGGCGGCCGGGGGCCCGTCTACGCGACGCTCGCCGTGTTCGTCTGGCTCTGCTTCCTCGCGTCGGGCGTGCACCCCACGCTCGCGGGCGTGGCCATCGCACTGCTCGTGCCCGTCTACCGGCCGACCCGCCGCGATGTGGAGCACGCCCTCGAGCTCGCGCGAACCTTCCGCCAGTCGCCCAACAGCGAGTACGCGCGGCAAGCGGCGAACAGCCTGCGCGAGTCGATCTCGATCAACGAGCGGCTGCAGTCGGCCTGGGATCCGTACATCGCGTACTTCGTGCTGCCCGTGTTCGCACTGGCGAATGCCGGGGTGCACCTGAGCGGCGAGATCCTGCAAGCCGCCGCGGTCTCCTCGGTGACCTGGGGCATCCTCGCGGGTCTGGTCGTCGGCAAGTTCGTCGGCGTGTTCGGGTCGACCGCCCTGTTGCGCGCGCTGCGCGTCGGCGAGTTCGGCATGGGGCTCACCACGGCGCGCATGGCGGGCGGCGCCGCGCTCTGCGGCATCGGCTTCACGATCTCGCTGTTCATCGTCGATCTCGCGATCGACGACCCCGCGGCGCAGAACGAGGCGCGGGTCGGGGTGCTCGCCGCGTCGGTCGTCGCGTTCCTGCTCGCCACCGTGATCTTCCGGATCTCCGACGCGGTCGCCCCGCAGCAGCGCATCGGAGAGACGCTCGCCCGACCGGTGGATCCCGCTCGCGACCACGTGTTCGGGCCCGACGACGCCGAGTACACGATCGTCGAGTACGGCGACTTCCAGTGCCCCTTCTGCCTGAAGGCCTCGGGGTCGATCCAAGAGGTCCACGAGGTGCTCGGCGACCGACTCCGCTACGCATGGCGGCACGCCCCACTCACCCAGGTGCATCCGAACGCGTTGGCGGCGGCCGAGGCATCCGAGGCGGCGGCGCTGCAGGGCCGCTTCTTCGAGATGGAGCGCAGTCTCTTCGCCGACCAGGATCACCTGCTCCCCGCCGATATCTCGCGGCGTGCCGTCGAGCTCGGTCTCGACGTCGACCGGTTCGAATCCGACCTGACCAGCGCACAGGTCGCGAATCGCGTGCGCGACGACATCCTCGATGCCGAGGCGATGGACATCACCTCGACGCCGACGCTGTTCGTCAACGGGCGTAGGCATCGCGGGCCGTTCGACGCGCGATCGCTCATCCGAGCGCTGCAGGAGACGGCACCGGCTGCGACGGACGCGTCGGACGCGACGGCTGCGACGGCCGGATCCTCGTCGGATCCCGCGTCGCGGCCGGTCGAACGTCGTTCCGAGGACGTCAGCTGAGCTTGCGGCGGTAGATCGCGACGGCCCAGGCGTAGGCGACGAGCAGGATGCCGATGAGCCACGCGAGGGCGATCCAGATGTCGGCGCCCACCGGTTGCTCGGCGAACAGCGCACGGATGGTGTTCACGACGCTCGTCACCGGCTGGTTCTCGGCGAACCAGGCGACCGGCCCCGGCATGGATTCGGTCGGCACGAACGCCGAGCTGATGAACGGCAGGAAGATCAGCGGGTAGCTGAACGCGCTCGCACCATCGACGGTCTTCGCCGAAAGCCCCGCGACGACCGCGAGCCAGGTCAGCGCGAGGGTGAACAACACCAGGATGCCGACGACCGCGAGCCAGGCTGTGACGGATGCCCCGGTGCGGAACCCCATGATGAACGCGACGCCGACCACGATCGCGAGGGACGTGAGGTTGGCCACGAGCGAGGTCAGCACGTGGGCCCACAGCACGCTCGACCGGGAGATCGGCATCGACTGGAACCGCTCGAAGATGCCGCCCTGCAGGTCGAGGAACAACCGGTATGCGGTGTAGGCCACACCCGAGGCGACGGTGATCAGCAGGATGCCGGGCAGCATGTAGTCGATGTACGACTGGTCGGTGCCGGTGTTGATCGCCCCACCGAGCACGTACACGAACAGCAGCATCAGCGCGATCGGGGTGACCGCGGTCGTGATGATCGTGTCGGGGCTGCGCAGGATGTGGGTGAGTGAACGCCCGGTGAGCACCCGGGTGTCGCCGAGGACGTGCGTGGTCATGATGACTCCGTTCCGGTCGGTGCGCCGACCAGCGCGAGGAAGACCTCTTCGAGCGTCGGCTGCTTCTCGACGTACTCGACCTGGGCGGCCGGGAGGAGCTGCTTGAGCTCGGCGAGCGTGCCGTTCTGGATGATGGTGCCCTGGTGCAGGATCGCGATGCGGTCGGCGAGTTGCTCGGCCTCGTCGAGGTACTGCGTGGTGAGCAGCACGGTCGTGCCGCCGTCGGCGAGCGCCCGCACGGTCTGCCAGACCTCGATGCGCGACTGCGGGTCGAGGCCGGTGGTCGGCTCGTCGAGGAAGATGATCGGCGGGTCGCCGATCAGGCTCATCGCGATGTCGAGTCGGCGGCGCATGCCGCCCGAGTACGTTCCCGCCCGACGCCCGCCCGCTTCGGTGAGCGAGAATCGCGCGAGCAGGTCGTCGGCGATCGCGCCCGGCTGCGTCAGGTGGCGGAGCTTCGCGACCAGCACGAGGTTCTCGCGGCCGGTGAGCACCTCGTCGACCGCGGCGAACTGCCCGGTCAGGCTGATCGACTCGCGCACGTCGCCGGGCTTCTCGGCCACGTCGAAGCCGTGCACCGTCGCGGTGCCCGCGTCGGCCTTCAGCAGCGTCGACAGGATGCGCACGAGCGTCGTCTTGCCGGCCCCGTTCGAGCCCAGCAGGGCGAGGATCGAGCCGGATGCGACGTCGAAGTCGACGCCCCGCAGTACGTGCAGGTCCTTGAACGACTTCTCGATGCCGCGCACGTGGATCGCCGGTTGGAGTGCGGTGTTCACGGTGGTTCCCTCCCGCCGAGGCCAGCGGGCCTCAGTTCTCGTCTGCGGTGGCCTCGCCGATCGCGTCGGTGAGGCGCTGCTTCTCTTTGTTCCGCCATTGCCCGTCGGCGTAGTTCGCGAGGAACGTCTCGGCGAACTCCACGGGGTCGTCGCCGACGATCGCGCTGACGGGCGTGCCGTCGGCGGCGGCCTGCTCGAAGAGCGTGGCCAGGTCGTCGAACATCTTGAGCATCACGTCGGCCTTCACGACGCCGCCCGAGTAGATGACGTAGCGGTCGAGCGCCTGGGCGGCGGTGCGGTATTTGCCGGGCAGCGCCTCGAGGCGA
Proteins encoded in this window:
- a CDS encoding DUF6421 family protein, coding for MSQTTMATIVGEPEVLEDALTVTPEVIALADGVEHDPAWLRLKESATALQALQVKDGSVPDVSGPEASDRSEAPRSEASELVDAIVESIAALAPRFPHEAAYLEALQTDFRRWQREGFGVPDFLDSLVEFQPQRYRVDGIRHLVVFPMVTQNGSPDRHVEALVVETIWPEFIADLEASAYSNKLFVSLRLVDFTPGYDTNSAVLFPETVAMREIPPFTWGAIFQDREAARYRRVVRAASEITKLDLPDDAARLLDDQNLAEETFVMWDLIHDRTHMRGDLPFDPFMIKQRMPFFLYSLEELRCDLTAFRESVKLERDPATDATVREHAKLVQYAVIFDRIFRFAITGSRVRNYDGLGGQLLFAWLHRKHVLEWTDVSLSFDWSAVPDAVVELGDAIDELYWKSIDRPKTAHWLAAYDLVRSVLTPNPASVWAEGLPREVLAGPPKGYTDLVMDDEFPLSMFYEALDKKMKAVIESTVGITGTTDD
- a CDS encoding GNAT family N-acetyltransferase; its protein translation is MTEASDPAEPTDATRLEFVPMTDEDVLLWLPESMSYYEEARLQAGDTEAGAAAARQASMDRFFPDGRHLIDGQFLFAIVADGEDVGWLWLGPWGDGDQWWVWDIHVRAPHRRHGYARAAMAYAQRFAREHGAPVLGLNVFANNVAAIDLYESLGFEAASLHMTKTL
- a CDS encoding DNA alkylation repair protein, whose protein sequence is MPATASDVCSALAEVASAERAEAYAWFFKTGPGGYGEGDEFVGVTMPQVRAVAKRFADLPQAEIDELVASPFHEHRVCGLVVMVDRFRAASKPRTRDDAQRQALHAAYLEHLDAGHVDNWDLVDVTAEYLVGDILFLPAPAADPFPPLSARLAASDSVWSRRVAVVATFAAIKAGDARPTIEVATRLVEDPHDLIRKAVGWMLREVGKRVSRDELLAFLDEHAARMPRVMLSYATEHLDPGHRAAYRAMR
- a CDS encoding polysaccharide deacetylase family protein is translated as MGWGNRRRAALGGIAALVAAVLLAGCAAAPVDDELWSVGRPERLGIGVPVEPQPVPPWFDGDDRLGRAPQPRLATAGEIPRLAPDEAPGLVSRLAAMAGADFTAVARWATPPGRTGFGDRLDGFVAGAAHGYASSLGGAWVPGVDIAPGGVGPACAGTAPPAGARAFSIGCTVVAASGSMLGERIVVLRREAGVTASASRAVQYLSPDGALGDGADLYRPETSRQVLGQVTRALVLGNRLPPGAAPFRDVTPEGARAILADTTVVADGVVIAVPWPVRPDGSGEYTVTVMVPARLVGPWLTGFGRSILDAVRADEPFEAGDAPTAADPVDCTLVACASITYDDGPTDLTDALLDTLAARRAPATFFVQGGYVGNRPDTVRRTAAEGHEVGNHTWGHPDLTKLPDDQVRAEIDRTQAAIAAVTGKAPAMVRPPYGASDDRVRALVPLVWVVWSVDTNDWRDPGVGPLTEYAVGAVGRGGIILMHDTHAQTVEAAAGIIDGLRARGFTLATVGAQFGGVLPPPGTLVSHGP
- the acs gene encoding acetate--CoA ligase produces the protein MTIDTLLDERRRFAPSAEFAARANVTAADAEALYAEAAADPVAFWERQAERLDWAERWQTAHTWVHPVPSASRETDEPVGATWFSGGRLNAAVNCVDRHVASGRGDKVAFFFEGERGDRRSLTYAELEREVAKAANALTELGIGQGDRVVIYLPVLLETVIVTLAVARLGAVHSLVFGGFSAEALRFRVEDTGAKLLVTTDGQFRRGQAVPVKAAADAAVEGVGHVEHVLVVRRTGDETPDIPWTPGRDVWWHELVDRQPDTHEPEFFDAENPLFIIYTSGTTGRPKGLVHTTGGYLTHAAYTQWAVFDVKPDDVYWCTADLAWVTAHTYELYGPLLNGVTSVIYEGTPNTPHPGRHFEVIERYGVTTYYTAPTLIRSLMTWFPAGVHGWNLSSIRLLGSVGEAINPEAWVWFHREIGGGRAPIVDTWWQSETGAAVQAPLPGVDTLKPGSSLRALPGLRTRVVDEEGADVAPGRGGYLVVDGTWPGMARTVWGDPDRYRASYWERFAHRGSFFSGDGAKLDADGDVWLLGRVDDVINVSGHRLSTIEIESALVAHPSVTEAGVVGVSDATTGEAIAAFVVAGDGVEGHPDASGEASARAAALRAHVASAIGPIAKPRDVVFVTDLPKTRSGKIMRRLLVDLAEGRTLGDTTSLQDSTVPTRIAELLAR
- the nhaA gene encoding Na+/H+ antiporter NhaA codes for the protein MSEVTIPQAASEPPPEETPPRRSFVDALRELGRNRTGAILLLVATVAAIVWANASAGGYEAFWETQLSIGVADLRLDFTLHSVVNDALMAMFFFTVGLEVRREFAIGELTSWSRALVPVAAALAGLAVPALLYVLVASGSGHEHAWGIVISTDTAFLVGALALVGPKVPGRLRVFLLALAVVDDIGALSIIALVYTQDFNPLPLAFAAVGLAGVYLTRYLRGGRGPVYATLAVFVWLCFLASGVHPTLAGVAIALLVPVYRPTRRDVEHALELARTFRQSPNSEYARQAANSLRESISINERLQSAWDPYIAYFVLPVFALANAGVHLSGEILQAAAVSSVTWGILAGLVVGKFVGVFGSTALLRALRVGEFGMGLTTARMAGGAALCGIGFTISLFIVDLAIDDPAAQNEARVGVLAASVVAFLLATVIFRISDAVAPQQRIGETLARPVDPARDHVFGPDDAEYTIVEYGDFQCPFCLKASGSIQEVHEVLGDRLRYAWRHAPLTQVHPNALAAAEASEAAALQGRFFEMERSLFADQDHLLPADISRRAVELGLDVDRFESDLTSAQVANRVRDDILDAEAMDITSTPTLFVNGRRHRGPFDARSLIRALQETAPAATDASDATAATAGSSSDPASRPVERRSEDVS
- a CDS encoding ABC transporter permease, whose translation is MTTHVLGDTRVLTGRSLTHILRSPDTIITTAVTPIALMLLFVYVLGGAINTGTDQSYIDYMLPGILLITVASGVAYTAYRLFLDLQGGIFERFQSMPISRSSVLWAHVLTSLVANLTSLAIVVGVAFIMGFRTGASVTAWLAVVGILVLFTLALTWLAVVAGLSAKTVDGASAFSYPLIFLPFISSAFVPTESMPGPVAWFAENQPVTSVVNTIRALFAEQPVGADIWIALAWLIGILLVAYAWAVAIYRRKLS
- a CDS encoding ABC transporter ATP-binding protein, whose protein sequence is MNTALQPAIHVRGIEKSFKDLHVLRGVDFDVASGSILALLGSNGAGKTTLVRILSTLLKADAGTATVHGFDVAEKPGDVRESISLTGQFAAVDEVLTGRENLVLVAKLRHLTQPGAIADDLLARFSLTEAGGRRAGTYSGGMRRRLDIAMSLIGDPPIIFLDEPTTGLDPQSRIEVWQTVRALADGGTTVLLTTQYLDEAEQLADRIAILHQGTIIQNGTLAELKQLLPAAQVEYVEKQPTLEEVFLALVGAPTGTESS
- a CDS encoding DUF1048 domain-containing protein, which encodes MAAKWIETITGSLDDKKQYKQYKARLEALPGKYRTAAQALDRYVIYSGGVVKADVMLKMFDDLATLFEQAAADGTPVSAIVGDDPVEFAETFLANYADGQWRNKEKQRLTDAIGEATADEN